CGATCATGGGAAAAAATCCTTGCAATGTTCCACTTTGCCAATAACGTAATTGGCAATGTCATGGAAGCACAGTGCAGACTTCAATTTGCAGCACCCTTTCAATGTCGAAAAAATTCTATGGATTAATCAAAGTGGGCATCCTAATCCGTTCAGTTGAAATAAATGGTTGCTGCTATTTATTACCATAATCAAAGCCTACCGTTAACCGATATCGctctatttgatttttttcattcgaaCTTCCTCTCGTAGTTTTTGAAACTCGTCTGCtaaaaagagattttcacacccttataaagaatgttccgtcctcctccccaaccaattaAAGATCTCACAAACCACCCTCCTTAAAAGTCCAGCATATAAGTGCCTCTCTTCTCCTTTCaagctcaacctcctcgctgtcACATCTCCCGAcatctaactctgataccaattgtaacaattcaagcccatagctaacatatattgtcctctttggactttccctttcaagttttctctcaacatttttaaaattgataaaaaatattttatttttctcccggaccgatgtaggatctcacaccaCTGTGATAgtttattaacaaaatatatcctcaatcaatcaatttaCCAATTTGTATGCATAACAAACATCATTAAATCCTACTAATACTTCAACTATGCAACTCTCATTATAAACACATGGtctaaaaatctaaaaaatctaaaaaagtcaaaacaaGTATtccaatatttcaaaaatataaataaaaggattgatttttttagaaaacagGGTGAGTGACAAacatttcttccattttcacaAGCGCAAACACAATCAGATCCCCTCATGAAAAATACAGAACTAAATAATATTCAACTACAGAAATGTGTGATTCTATGGCTTGCAACAATCTATTGGCTTCTAAATTATTTCAACCCAACCACAGCTTAAATTTGATATCTGTTTTTCCAAATTAAAACAACGTACAGCAACACTGAGGCTAAGCTTTCCAGCAGCCTATGTTGACGTACCTGTTTCTTTCCTAGAACTTAGCAGTAATTCATAACGAATTTTCAGATTATGAGGCAGATACCATTCAAAACAAGTTAACTGCagaaaaaacatgaattcAAGAGGGAGaacattaaaagaaacaaattgttcatcaGGCCTGCATATGATTTTTGGTTCTAAATACATGAAAAGGTGGTCGGTCAATAGTTATAGGTCAAATGTTACCAACTTACATACAGTGATGAAGTCTCCCCAATGAGCATATGAAGAATTGATGTATCACATAATTTAAGCCCATGTGTTAAAAGAAGACCTCAAGGAAACTACTCCCCACTAACAGCTACATATAAAATTCCAGTAATCAGCACAACCatacctctctctctctctctctcaaatctATTGTCAAAATAAGCTCCTGGtggtaaatttaaaatcagtAGAGAAGATACACCCAACTGCAATCAAAATAGAGGAAGAAACACAGAACATGAACCTGTACTTTCACTTCCATTGGATCCACAGTAAAAACTGTTTAGTACCGGTCACGGCGCCTGCACAAAGAGCGAAAACCCATGAGAATTGAGGGGGAAATGGTAAAAGGGAAAAGGAACAAACTGATTACATACAACACTAACATGAAGAGCCGCTCATGATCTCCATGTggtattaaaaattaattaagaataaatataaatcttGAATTTCTAAGAAATCCAAccaatatatacatatatgtatgcaTATGCAATGGGTAAGGAATTCCTGGATTAGGTAGGTAGAAAAGAGCATCCCAGGTCCTAAATATTCCCAGAAGCAAAGAGAACGGAAACAAAATAGTAGCTCTAGAAAAATGGAGCggttgtaacagcccaagctcactactagcatatattgtcctcttattgggctttcccttccgagttttcactcaaggttttataacgcgtctgctagggagaggttttcacacccttacaaagaatgtttcgttctcctctccaatcgatatgggatctcatagttcTTAAAGACAAATACAGAGTACTTCCTACTTGTGAATTCCTAGTAAAACTGATAAGGGGGAAGATAATACAAAATGTATATTAAAGAGGTCGAAAGATTCTTAGCTATTTGACCTTACAACATAGGGTATCAACTTGATAAATGTGatcaatataatttaatccaaGGAGACTTGTAATCACTATGTTGTTATCTCAATTTTCTGAAGGATGAAGAATTCATTACTCAAGGCTGTTTAACTGCAACTCGTGTGCTATGTTCATGCAATATCATGGAGATATATTTTGCTCAGCGTGTGAAATATGAACGATGGCCAAAGAAATGACACAAGATCAAGTTGATATAGTTATTGAACAGTACTTGTGACGATCATAGTCCCTTGAACGTTCATGGTCTGTTGACCGTGAGCGTGAACGGTGACGATTTCTAGAATCATAAGAGCAATCTGAGTCTCTAATGCGTTCCCGGTCATAACGATCCCGATCATTATACCTATCACGATCCCTGCTCCTACGGTCATTAAACCTTCCACGGTCACGACTATCACCACGGTCATGGTCTCTACTAGGTTCTCTATCAGGTTCTCTACTACACTCCTTTGATCTGAAAGAGAGCATCTAGGTAATGAACAACATACTAGTATAAAagggaaaattattaaaaaaaaaaaacaggtatAAGAACATTTACCGCTGATCATCATGTCGATCAACCTTGTggcttttgtttctttcttcctaACAAAGTGACAATAAATACAACAGAAACCACACATCATGGTAGTTCAATGGCAAATCACATCACGTCAATAGCATAAGATATCCCTAACTAATAATCATCAGCAAGGTATGCTTTTAATCTCAGGTTGTATACCTCTACGTTAATAAACACAACAGTAATACATCTTCTGGACACAAGCATGAtttggaaaaggaaataaataaataaacgcaAATGCCAAAACACCCTTGAATTATAAGCTGTTAGAATCATATTCTAATTAACCCCcccaaacttaaaaaaaaatattagacttGAACCATTCCATTGAGGAAAATGAACAATTAAAGAATTAGGGGATTGACAGACCCATTGAGATGTAATCCTCTCTTGGGTTTCACGCCTCTCTTTGAGCCAAGAGCCTTAGGGTGTAAAGCTTTAAACTTATCATTTAGGTCTCATTTGGATTGTTTAGTTGTAGCCCCCTTATTATTGTAGTTTGGCTCCTTCTGagggttttcattttttatttcccttGTAAGCTTGGTTTCTGattgaatttaatatatacatatataattaaaaaaaaaaacaaaacaaaactgCATTACATTACGCTGCATTAAGACACTAATGGCCAATTGAAAAGTGCATAAACAAGATGTATggatacaaataataattccaCTGAGACTAACCAAGAAGTATGCATACAAATAAAATCTTATGCATAGTTCCAATAAGATTGATAACCAAGAAGTATGCATACAAATAAAATCTTATGCATAGCTCCAATAAGATTGATAGCTGATTAAGGTACTCGAGAAAGAGAGCAGGCAAGGAATCATCAAtgttgttaaattttatatcacGTCTCACCTCTTTTCACAATCAAAGCTTGCATCTTCTACCAATAAAAAGCTTACAATTAcatataataatgaaaaaatatcgTTCTTATGCCTTTAAATGTATTCATTTCTCAACCAACTGCATGAGACACTTGCCTAACGTTAAATTGTTTGACATCTAGAAATAGATGCCATTAGTAGCTGGCCAATAAAATTTACACCCCtgattcaaaatcaatcaGAGTTCAGAATTTTCAACAGCATTATCAAAATCAATTAGGGTTCAAATTTTCAACAGCATTATGTTACACTTAAATGAACTGATAATTAAGATTTCAAATCTATTCATTCGTTAAGAAGAAATCAAGTTTCTGATACTTCCATTAAGAATACCTCGTGCCAAGAAGATTCTGTTGCCAGAGCAAGTTTTTTTCCGAAGCTGGAAGAATAACTTAGGATGATCTTAGGGTAACATGAATCTTAGCCACAGTTTAGCTAACAGCTCTTATTTGGTTAGAGGTACTAGCATGCAGGTTATTTTTTTGGTGGTCAGTTTTATATAAATAGGAGAGTTTTCCCTTCTACTTTGCAGCTGTATTCTGATAGAGAGTCCCCNaaagaaaaaaaaaaaaaaaaaaaaaacatttctcaAAGACTAGTTCTCTTTCAATTGGCTCTAGGGTTTTAAATTTTCGGTGTTTATCACAGGCTAAGCCACTACCAGCTtaaaaaaaagcacaaaagTGGACACGCAACATGTCGTACATGACACAAATATATAGCTTGACATATTATCGGCTTACCAAAATACATTCCCTAtctttaaacattaaaatttaaaaaaaaaaaaaaaatagaaaaaatctATACAATTCTTTAAAAAGAAGAGATATGATAATCAACATCAACAATATCCtgtctattttaatattaatttataactaatatacatttatcttataaaaaaaactaaaatagattcaaaaaagaactaaaatcttaaattgtgaaatattttttttcaagaatgaaaacagttaaaatttgaaatgttaaCAGAATTATTTAATACTTAACAAAACACATACCTTTCGCTGTTGCATGGTTGTCATTCGCCATACTTACTTTTccaacaataaaaacaaactgTTTCATTTATTGGAAAGAGTACCGTCCCTTCTTCtaccctttcttcttccttatttCTCATCCCAGGAGGAGACACAACatgggttttcttcttcaccttcttctacctttcttctttcttatttaAGAGACAGTGTGGGTTTGTACTTTCCCTTCTTCTAAccttctttcttattttctcttcTCAGAATGTGACGACGTGGGTtccaaagattttttttttaaatattttttcatggTTTCAAACATGTCGGCATGCGTCCAAAAAATGGACACTTCAACAAGCATGTCCGACACCGACACTTCATTACTTGTGGTTTGGGCACCCCACACCAGGGGAATTAATCATATCAAGTGAACCATCAAATATGATCCAACATAAATTGATTGGTTTTCCTGTCATCTCTAATTTTAGCCCCACATCACATTATTTATTTGCTCACATCCGTTGTACCATGATATTATCAAATCAGAGAACATGAAGAGCCATCTAATTTCCTCGTgtcacaaaagaaaaactcatttGTCTcttaaggaaagaaaaactcacaGATAAAGTATAACTCAGAATCTCTATGGTAGAATTTGTACATATAGCAGCACCTGAACCCATTGACAGTACCAACTTAAATACACAACTCCAAAGACATTTGATGACAATACATAACACATCTTCCAGTCTAGTGGCaaaaatataatcaattttattttcctttccccCCCGCAAGAATCAtgtatatataacaaaaaatggGTAATAACATGCACAGTAATAACATTATCTAACCTGAAGCTCTGCTAACTTTTCACGTATTTGTATGTAGCCAAGATGAAGTTTTCCTCCAAAATGATCTGCCAAACGACGATcactgaaagaaaaagaaattaaatggtCTAAcactcaaaacaaaaattcatgaatttaaCTTCATTCTGAAACTTACAAAAACATGTAATGCATGGTTCCGAATAACATTCTAAGGAACAATAGCATGATTCacaaataaaaacagaaataACGCACAGTCTTTAGCTGGAAAAGTTATCCTCGTAAAACTGGGCCCAAAAGCCTGCTGGGGAAAAGGAGGTATAATTGTCTGGTCAAAACTGAGCACTAGGAAACCCCAAAGACTAACTTTACATTTTCCTGAGAAAAGCTTAGATTACTAAAAGAACATGTATAATTTGTAAGCTCAAATTTACCTGTCATAAACACTTAGAAAAGCCCCGCAGATGTCACAAACACGCAGCTTTTGATCCGTCTGGGTAAATTCCAAACAAGTGAGATTACATGACACaagatataaataaatttgcaCAATTTATACTTTAAAATCAACTCAGAAGTCACAGTATAAAGCTCATATACATtccaaaattataagaaaCTTAGAAATTCCTCCCTTCCACTATTATGGAATTCTAATCAGCATTCGTTGGAGGGCATCAAATCCTCAACGCTTCCTTGGCAAATGAGTTTTAATGATGAATGGTTTTGAAAGAAGAGGGGGTTGTAGTCAAACTTGAAATGGCATTTGACAAGGTCgattgggattttttttttggagaaaacATTGACCGCATGGGCTTTGGCACCACTTGGATTAAATGGATCGAAGGCTGTATctcattgaaaagaaatgtaTTATTATCCATGGAAAGCCTCAGGGTaaaattttttctttgagaGGTATCAGGTAAGATGACCCGTgatccccttttctttttgatattGTGGTGGAGTGGGACTGTTTTAGAAGGCTTATGATCGTCTGAAGAGAGTGTGGTTCAATTAGGCTTCCAACTGGGGAGGGGTCCTTTTTCTATTAATCACCTTCAATTTGCAAACAACACAATTCCTTTTTCATCTCATTAGTTGGGGactctcaaaattttgtttgatgttGTCCTTGAGTTTGAAAAAGATTCGTGAACCTAAGTTGCCAAAAATCAGAGGTTATCAGGATGAATTTGGAGCCTTCTATGCTTGAACCTGTTGCTCAGACGTTTGGTTGCAAGGTTAGAAAGTGCCCAAACACTTATTTGGGCCTCCCCCCAAATAGTCCTCATCGATCCGTTTCTTTTTGGTCCCACATTGTtgaaaaaactgaaaaaaaaataaataaataaataaaagctattGTTGTGGACCTAATCCTATATGGCAAAGGGGGTAAACTTTCTCTCCTCTGAGCTACACTATCAAACCCCTACCCTCTAACTTATCCCTTTTCCTGTTGCCAAACAAAGCTGATCAATCCATGGAGAAACTCTTTCGAAACTTTCTTGGAGGGGTGACAAGGATGCCTCTAGCCTCCAAATTGTATATTGGGAAACTGTCGTCCTTCCCTTGGACCAAGGAGGTCTCGACATACACAATTTAAAGGATAGAAATCAGGCTCTCCTTGCCAAATGAATTAGGCAGCATAACAGCGGAAAACTGCTTTTTTGAGAAACCTATTGATGCAAAATATGGACCCTCAGTTCTAAACGCTTACACTTAAAGATCCTCTTTGAATTCTCCCAAGGGACCATGGAGATTCATCTTGAAACAGCAGGGTTTGGTGACTGATCGGATCAGAATTGCTTTAGGGAATGGGGCCTCTACCGTTCTTGGAAGGGTCACTCCTTTTTTACTTAAACTTCACACAAAGATGCAGCTTTGGATGATATGTGGTGCGCTGATCTTTGTTTTTGGGATTTAAAGCTTGGTAGAACTCTTAAGCATGGGGAAATTCTGGACGGGATGCAATTGGATGCCCTTCTTTCACCTTTGCATCTTACATCATAGAGGACAAACGAGTGTGGGTAGCTAAAAATAACTGTGCTTTCTAAGCTGTGTGAATATAACCAGCCACTTATGGCCACTTTGAGGAGTGATTTCTGAAAATAGGTTTAGTGGAAAAATTATGCGCTGTGTTTCGGGTAATTAATCACTAAGGTCCctcaattttgtttgattaacCATATGATGATTTATGTAATTGACCCCAATAGAGGAGTTCCTTACCGAGTATTTCACCTTGTTTTTAAAAGGTTTTTCAGGCAAGACCATGGCACAGAAGTGACAAACAGGGTGGAGAAGTTAGTCATGGGCAACTCGAagattttatgttttcattgATAGAACGTTTTCgcatttagtttttcattgaTTTAAATTGTGTTAGATGCCTCCTAGTTTATGGGAACTAGGAAGTCAAACTGATAACTTTTGTTTTAAGTTATTGTtgaactatttatttaaattgcaTGTcttttagattattattaaagGGCACCCCGCACATgatcttataaattatttttaacatctttataatttattttgaactgtaaaattgtatttcttttaatgGCTCCGACCGTTATATGTATAAAAAagtcgggtcgttacaattagTTCCACGATTTTATGCATAAATAGACTTCTTTTgcatatttcatatttttaatactacATTAGCTTTTCAGTGGAAAAGAAATATCATATTTGGCCAAAGAGATTAGGAGGATTCATGCAAAAAAGTTGACTCACAATTCGCACATCAGCAGCTGTATATTTGGATGAATCCACTACTGGCTCCTGCCTAGCAGGCAACTGTAaatgaacaacaaaataaCCACCATAAATAACAGGATAAGCTAgaaatacaattaaaaatatgagtttaaaaaaatacatccTTATAAGTAGAAAACATAGGTTTACACTCCCACTGCAGGAACCAGAGACAAACCTTCTTAAGTGCTTCAGCTTCCTCTAGTGCTTTTTGAGCCTCGTCAATCATTCCTTGCTCACCTGAAGGAGAGAACAATATGGATTATCACCCCTAATCGGAAGAGCTACAAAATAACGAACTTCCAATCCCCATGCAATAGAAACAAACTGAAAAAACAtgataagataaataaaacccaataaaaacaattaatggCATACTTTTCTCGGAAAGTAAATTCACAATATAACCAgatgtttttttaacaagacTTACCGAGTTCCTCAgcctttttcaacttttcattTATCATCTCCTGTGTATGAGGATCAGGAGCTACAACAGGTAGAGGAGCCATAGGCGGAGGGTTTGGCAGAGGTTGAGGTAAAGATGCCCTATCTTTGTTGAAAGCGTCTAAAAGAAGCATGGACTGTTAAAAAGGACACATTAAATGTTAGATAACTCACATTGAATgttaacaaaacaaaaaaataagaataactATGAAACACATGCTAtggttaaaataataacatagATGATGATGTACCTGTTTGTCAGCTCTTTTAGTCCTCAATTCATCTATAACCTCCAAAACACGAATTTTAAGATCTGTTTTGCCCTCAAGATCTGCAACAATTGACACCTCAACTTCTCAACAAGACTTCCAAAAAGTAAGGACATAAAACTAGAAgcaatcaattaaattaaaaacaacttTAGAATCTCTAATACCTAATAAAGACACCcagaaaattgaaaggaaaggatgaagaaatattttgaattgatgtaacaaaaacagacaatatcctCAAATTAACTTATAAACTGTTCGGTATTGGTGATTTTTCTTTACATATACTAAGCAAAATGGGGTAAGAACATCCACAATTCTATTAGCCAATTCAAGAGGGTCGGCCACCTCGTCACACACTAGTCTTTTCCAAAATAACCAATACCTTACCCACTATCCCATTTACTGCATGTAAGGAACATGCACTACTAACAAACTCAGTCACTCAATTTCCCATTTTATCCCTCCTagaaaacatatttaaaataagtgCTTAAAATTACCATCAAGGTCCAAAGAAACCTTGTAGTAGTCTTTTTGAGTTGCTTTGCTAATGGCGCTGCTAGGGCTCCATAATTTGCCATGAATTGTTGAAAGTAACCCATAAGACCCAAAAGCCTTAGAATTCCTTGAGATATGTAGAAATGGTCCAATATTGATCACTCCCATTTTTCCACATCAGCTTCCACCCTAGACGAGACCCAGTGCCCAAAATTGATGCGACCATAAGCAAAGCAAGACTTCTTAAAactaattagaaaaaaaaattgattgtCCCTCATAGCTGCCCGAAATGTTTCAAATGGGTTGCAAATCTAGACTATAGACCAAAATATCATTGAAAAATAAACCAGCACTACAAAAATCATTGAATGGGTCAGTCTTTTCCTTCAGTTTGTCCAATATTTAAAGTCAAAAGAGCATAGGAGAGCATTGCAAGTGTACAAATAAGGAAGCatatttcattgatgaattcCTAAATCTCAAAACTTCTATGCGCAGGTATACAAATAAGGACGCAAATTGATGGCCCCACCCTAATTACAAGAAAAGActccaataaaaaataatgttacaaaaaaaaaagtttgattaaCGTACAACATATCGAAGAGTTAAATCGCACCAACTCCCAAGGCTCATATCCAGACTCTCATGCCCTCTAAAAATCCTATCATTCCTCTCTACCTGAACATCCTAAANaaaaaaaaaaaaaaaaaaaaaaaaaaaaaaaaaaaaaaaaaaaaaaaaaaaaaaaaaaacttatcaCGAAAAGGAAGGTTCGAAAGCACCACCTCAATCATAGAGGAGAAGTCCTTGTTATGagccaaaacaaaatcaaaggtcctcaaaaaaatgaaagacatTCTTCTTGTGTGTTCACTTCACATGCCTTTAGAgcttcttcaaaaaaattttttttttttatttatttaagtttctAACCCTAAACGCAAAGGTTTCTGCATTAgggctttcttctctcttttttttctgtctatttttttttttttttacatatttttatagCTCGTGGAAGAATTAGTTACAATAGAATTTCGGGAGTTAGCACTACCTCTTTTGTGAATTTCctttatcaataaaattattgtttcttCCGTTCTTCGATAGTTTGCCATCAACTCACCCTCGCTGCAGCCTACATTGTTGatagctctctctctctctttctctctcgctcttggtgttctttcttcttccattagCACTCTCTCTTTcagtctctctcttttctctaattttctgTAAGCTCTCTCTGTCCCTCTAggtctctctttctctctctctttctcagTTGTGATTATTGTTggattgtttctttttttcttttttcttttgtttgtagtATTGACTCTATGTtgaaagaataatatttgaatgttCTTCATCTTGTATATACTTTTCTTAGTTGAAGTTCATTTCTTTCCATGTATGTTTTATATACTTGTATTCCTATGTATTTGGTATACATAGTGCACCTTATAAAAAAAGGGGTTTTTCTGTTCATTGTGCGCTTTGGTGCACCTCAAGCTTTAAAAAACATTGATCCGAATGcatacaaaaaatattaaaagaaataggCACTCTTTTTcagatgttttttttacatGTTCAAGCATGTCTGTGCAGAGCACATCAAACATGAACATTTGGCTACAAACAAAATGTTTGTGTTTACTAGCATTGACCTATATCTCTATAGATAGAAAGGTGAAAAGATGTATACAATCCTAAAACTCAAACACATCTCTCAAGGTATTCTTACATGCAGTTCtaaatgaaaaggaataaCATAATCCACCACTTGTAATAAGGAGAGAGAATTATAAAAAGATTGGGATCATCGACATTTTGACACAACTCTTAttatttccaacaaaaaaaaaaggtaagcAAACCATGATATGGAAAGAGAAGGAATAGGTCTTGGTATTTAAGAAAAACTAGATAAAGAAACCATCCAACGCTTCCACCAATTAAAACGCAAATACCATATTGGTCGGCTTCTTTCAACTTCTCTTTAATTTGCTTTGATAACTCAAGTACCTCAGGTATCTGTAAGAacaatcaattaaataaatagataaaaatatatatgtatcatcataaaataattatattttcactATATGCCCTAACAAGTACCTGGGTGACTTCAGTGACAGAAATCGCAATAGCAGCCtttgcatcttcttcctcaagtCGCTTCAAGGCTCTAGCAATTTTCCTATCACACTCAATAATGAGACGATCTATAACATCTTCCAAGTCTCGGTCATAGCTATGAATTCCTTTAGTCTTTGCTTCTTCGTATCTagaaagagttaaaagaaCATATGTGGAACAAATGAAGTATAATTGAAATCTTCCAATTCTACCTAATTTGATTTACCATTTATGTAATTTGGAACCCCTTAAACTAATTTAGATTTAGATgggtaaaaatatatacatctTCAGCAATGGTTTTTCAgatatttcttaaaaacaaattggCCAAGGTATATTcacaaatacaaaaattatttgaactcaTAACTTCTTACCGCTCTAAGAGGACTAtaaaattctctctttctaGTTGAATGTTAGGCAATGAATCATATGCTTAGGTTTTCCCAACAAACtgccaaaacaaaatttttacagcctacacaattttttttttttttttttaaacagcCCAAGGGCAAGGGAAAGAGAGAACCCTCTCCCAAGAGAGCTTCAAGAGGGAGGATAACAACAAAATACATCATTGTAGCTATGCACCACCAAGAAGCATTTAGCTTGCTTTATAAGGTACACAGTACGACAAGTACTATATGCAACGGAAGTAAACGGAAGTAAACGTAAGGTTTAAAAGATTCAACTTAGTCCATATATCCATGAATTGTATCAGTCAATTGAAATAAGATAATAAACACAAATATCCCCACATGAAGGAGAAGTAGTATTAGTTTGAAAGTAGAAATGAACTTATGAAGTAGCATCAATAAGCTGCAGGTAAGACATGCCTTAATTACAGTCatcaaaggaaaaatataaatatttataagagaAATACAGTATAGAGTTGACTGAATGGAATAGGTCTCCTTTCAGAAACTCTTTAATCCACCAGCGCACAATTAAAGTTCCAGTTCGAAGCCAAATTATGATAGCATATTAACCAACTCCATGGCTCTAGCACGATAGTAAGTTAgcataaaagaaatatgacGGAGTAATTCCAGCAATGCTATTGAAAACAAACACAGTGGCCTGTAACTTTATCAAGGATACTCTTTCCTAAGCTGCAAGGAGTGGATTTTCGGACATGGACCCATATCCATTTTCTGAAACGGAATATGAATTTAGTTAAAATactgtaaaattaaattgatctgttaacaaaaagaaacaaggaaaaaacACAAATCGTTGATAGCAGAAACCAATTTCCCATaacattaaaacaaattatcttcagcatttttttccttccacCATTCCATTTCCAGATGGTTGATCATCCAGATTTTTCCCAACAGATAAACCAACACAAGCACACTAACATGAAAGAGTCCAAAACAGTAGCCGGGTGATCTGACTAACAAAAGATGTccctaaacaaaaaaaactaggTAGGAAATAGAGGAAAGATTGAATTGATCTAACCGTGAGTTGGAAGAGCTCATGGGGACAAAGGCCAACTAAAAACATGCGGCACACATCGCGGTCGTAGTACTTGCGGCTAACTTCCTGCACGTCGCCATTTCGATTCGCCCCCATTAGCTGGTCCAGTTGCTTTCTAAAAGCATCCATGGCTATCTCTCCGTAGCTCTCTCTGCGTAGAAAACCTTCTCAAACAAAGGGTGTCTCGGCTCCAGAGCGAGGATGTCGGagtcaaatacaaaattaggGCTGGATTTGATTTGGGGCTTCCGGTTCAAATCTTTTTCAGTTATTTGGGTGGAAGCGGATTGCCAAATTGTCTTTCCCGCCATAGAGGACGATACAAGtaattaatttgataattattattaattacttagcctcaataatatatttaatttatttactactccattttaatcattttttttcaaataaataaatttaataatttaactagTATGATATTCAAatccataaattaattataccaTCTTACACTATTAACTAGAGATAAAATgaacatttataattaatgaaatatttttctgAGCtcttactcggtttttttattAGTCATACATGCAActtgaagaagacgatga
The nucleotide sequence above comes from Cucurbita pepo subsp. pepo cultivar mu-cu-16 chromosome LG11, ASM280686v2, whole genome shotgun sequence. Encoded proteins:
- the LOC111805351 gene encoding luc7-like protein isoform X1, whose translation is MDAFRKQLDQLMGANRNGDVQEVSRKYYDRDVCRMFLVGLCPHELFQLTKMDMGPCPKIHSLQLRKEYEEAKTKGIHSYDRDLEDVIDRLIIECDRKIARALKRLEEEDAKAAIAISVTEVTQIPEVLELSKQIKEKLKEADQYDLEGKTDLKIRVLEVIDELRTKRADKQSMLLLDAFNKDRASLPQPLPNPPPMAPLPVVAPDPHTQEMINEKLKKAEELGEQGMIDEAQKALEEAEALKKLPARQEPVVDSSKYTAADVRITDQKLRVCDICGAFLSVYDSDRRLADHFGGKLHLGYIQIREKLAELQEERNKSHKVDRHDDQRSKECSREPDREPSRDHDRGDSRDRGRFNDRRSRDRDRYNDRDRYDRERIRDSDCSYDSRNRHRSRSRSTDHERSRDYDRHKRRDRY
- the LOC111805351 gene encoding putative RNA-binding protein Luc7-like 1 isoform X3, with product MDAFRKQLDQLMGANRNGDVQEVSRKYYDRDVCRMFLVGLCPHELFQLTKMDMGPCPKIHSLQLRKEYEEAKTKGIHSYDRDLEDVIDRLIIECDRKIARALKRLEEEDAKAAIAISVTEVTQIPEVLELSKQIKEKLKEADQYDLEGKTDLKIRVLEVIDELRTKRADKQSMLLLDAFNKDRASLPQPLPNPPPMAPLPVVAPDPHTQEMINEKLKKAEELGEQGMIDEAQKALEEAEALKKLPARQEPVVDSSKYTAADVRITDQKLRVCDICGAFLSVYDRLLGPVLRG
- the LOC111805351 gene encoding putative RNA-binding protein Luc7-like 1 isoform X2: MDAFRKQLDQLMGANRNGDVQEVSRKYYDRDVCRMFLVGLCPHELFQLTKMDMGPCPKIHSLQLRKEYEEAKTKGIHSYDRDLEDVIDRLIIECDRKIARALKRLEEEDAKAAIAISVTEVTQIPEVLELSKQIKEKLKEADQYDLEGKTDLKIRVLEVIDELRTKRADKQSMLLLDAFNKDRASLPQPLPNPPPMAPLPVVAPDPHTQEMINEKLKKAEELGEQGMIDEAQKALEEAEALKKLPARQEPVVDSSKYTAADVRITDQKLRVCDICGAFLSVYDSDRRLADHFGGKLHLGYIQIREKLAELQVLLYVQILP